The sequence TAAAAAGATTGAAATTAAGCATTTTTTAATTTTTTGTTGAGGTCTAAAAAAAATACATTAATACAAGCCAAAAACATTATTACTTTCTCTTTAATAGGATGTAAAATAATTTTTTTATTTTACGGTTTTAACTTTTTTATCTTTTAGTATAAATATCTACTCTTAAATTTATTGAGAAATCATCATGACACAAAAAGAAGAATGGATGACATTTCAAAAAGCAAAAGCATAGATGAAGTGAGAAACACCAAGGAGTATAAGGACTGGGTTAAAAGTATAAAAGAAAGGGATAATGAATGCTGCGTTTTATGCGGAGCCGACCAGCACCTGGAAGCCCATCACGTGTTCTCGTTTAAGAATTTTATACCCCTGCGTCTTGAGCCGGACAACGGCATAACCTTATGTCACTGGTGTCATAAAAAGTATCATACATTTTATAACCTTGAGAATACCAATCCCGTAACACTTCTGAAATTCTTTAAGGATTTCAGGTTTTAGATAATCAAACATTTAAATAATATTTTTGAGTCAGGACAAACTGGTAAAATCAGAAGTTATCTTCAATCCGAACGATTCTACTAATAGTGGAATCGTTATTATAAACCTCGATGCGAAATCACAAACAATATATACAACCTGAACACCCTAATCTTGGTTGACCCTCGTGTAAACAGCAAACAGGCAACATACTTTCGCAGATGGGCAACAAGCGTGCTTAAGGAGTATATTGTAAAAGGTTTTGCACTGGATGATGAATTATTAAAAAAAGGCACAAGATTCGGGAAAGATTACTTTGACCATTTGCTTTAAGAATCCGTGAAATCCGTGCATCAGAGAGAAGATTCAATCAAAAAATCACTGATTTGTATGCAACAAGTGCAGACTCAGATTTTCATTTCATCAACAACTCATCTAAAATTACCTTGTTTTTTACACTATTGGAAACACCATTATAACCTGGGAATAAAAACTCTTCTGAATAATCATCTTCATATATTTTTTTTAGAATTTTAGGTTTTAATTTTGAAGGAATGATAAATTTATAAAATATTTTTTCTCCTTCAGGAACGTCAGAATCTGTTAATCCATGAGATCTAGTTAATGATTCACCACTGAAATTATTATCATTATTTTTTTTAAAATCATCAATAATTATATCATCAAATGATTTTTCATCTTGATTATACAAATCATTTATAATAAATGTAAAAAATCCTTTTTGAGCAGTTAAATTAGGATTTGAATAATATTCTGGCCTATAAAATCTTAATTTAAATTTTTCACCTGTCCTATTATTTTTATGATTGAAAGGATAAAATAATTTATAATTAAATGCCCATAAAACACCATCTGCCTCTTCATAATCTTTATCTTTATAATTTAAAATATCAGAAACAGCAAAATATATTGAAGATTTATAATCATATGACCAATCTAAAAATCTTGTAGGCATCCCATAGTGTTGAGCTAATCCAATAATTTCATAAAAGCTTTCTCTTGGCCAATAATCTTCAGGATAGTAGAAATCAGAATTGTCTATTAAATCACGAATCTCTTGATTAATATTAATTTTTAAACCAGTTTTATCTGCACGATTAATGAATTTCATTAAAACATTACACTCTTTTTTAATCTGCAACCTATTTAAACTGATATCATCAAACCACCCATCTCTTGGAGTTTCATAATATTTATTGGTCCTTAAATAATATTCTCCACCGTATTTCTCAAGGTCATCTTGAGGGATTGAATATTCCCTAATTTGAGCATTAGTAACTCGATATGGAAATGTTTCCTTTGGCGAAATAGCTTCATTTAAATCAGCCCCATCATTCCTTAACGATTTTGGACATAACGGATATGATTCTTTCTTTATTCCTCTAAAAATACATTTTCCATGTATATTCTCAATTTCATCACGACCCTCTATTAAATCAAAAAGTTCATAACAGTTTTTGATTTTATGTTCCCAAATATATTTTTCATCAACCATAATATAAGTGTATGATAATAACTATAATAAATTTATTAAATTCATTATTACTTAAAATTCAATAAAAAGTTTATATCCGTGTTATCGGGTTCAATATACATAAATTGATTCCTCATACTAAAATTATTGATTTTGAATGGAAACTTAAATTCTATTAAACCATTTATTCTGATGGCATACGCTTCATTATCTTTAAAATAATTGTTAAAATCCTTTTTTAACCAATTAGATTTATTATGATATTTTTCCCAGATCAAATTAGGAGAATTCTTAATGATTTCATTAGCTTTGAAATATCCTTTAATTTCTTGGGATTCCGGCGAATAAATATAAATATTTTCAATTTCTGAATTAAAATTGAACTTACCAAATAAATAATTTATCTTTCTTTGAAATATGTCCTCACAATTCTTAATTTTTAGCAAGATATTCTTTTTAGGTTTTTTATCACTTTCATTCTTTATATTTTCTAACATGACTCGATTTCCCATATTTTGTATAACCCTACCATATCCCGGAAATAAAGTATCTTCAGAATAACCTTCTTTATATAATTCTTCTAGGATATCTAACTTAGCATTTTTAGAAATTACGAATTTATAAAAGATTATATCATTTTCAGTTATTTCAGGAGGGATTAATATTAAGTCTTTTCCATTGTCAAAAACAGTCTTTTTATTCTTTTTTCCAATATTTTTAATTTCATTACAGATTGCCTGATCTAACGGACAGTCTAAGATTTCATCAACCGGATTTATTAAAAATGTGAATAATCCTTTTTGAGCTCTTAAATTTGGATTTGAATGATATTCTGGTCTATAAAATCGTAACTTATACTCATTTGATTCATTATAATTATCTTCAAATAATCTATAATTCAATGCCCAGATAACCCCATCATTATTTTTATTTTCTAAAATGTCCTTTACGGCAAAATATAATGCTACATGATAATCATAAGTCCAGTCAAGAGCACAAGTTGGTAAATTATAATGTTGAGCTAAAGAAATTATTTCAAAAAAGGACTTTTTTGGCCAGAATGTAATTTTATCAGGATTCAAATAATTATGTATTTTACTTCTGGTCTCATAACTGGTATTAATTTTTAATCCATTTTTATCGGCAATATTTAAAAATTTCAATAAAGCATATGTTTCTCTTTTGATTTGTAAATAATTTTTATTTTTTAAATACTCTCTATAGTTATCAAAAAAAGGATGATGATTTTTGTCAAATAAAATCAATTTTCCATAACCTAAATCAGTATGCACCTGCTCTTCTAAAAAATTAGAATTAACATCCTCATTACTAATCAAAACTAAAAAACCTAAATCTCCACCAACATAATCATTTACAATAGGTTGATTGAGATCATCTTTTCTTAAAGCAGAAGGTACTAATTCATATTCAAAATTCGATAAACCTCTAAAAATAAAATTATCCCTAAGATCCCCACATTTATCCGTTTTTCCTTTAATATGATTAACTAAATCATCATAACTATCAATCTTTATCTCAATAATGTTGTTTGTAGATTCCATAATTATTCTATAAATTTAATAAATTATTATTCTTTTGTTAAATACATTAAATCCTAAAAAATAACTAAAATAATTATAATTTAATAAGAAAAATGTCTTATTTCAAAATAATCTTTCAAAACATGTTAAAAAGAAGAATAACATCCTAACGTAAACATTGATAAACTTTTTTTGAAGAATAACCATCAAATGAAAAATACATCCAATCTTACAATCCAAACAGATATGTTCTAACATATGCATTAAGATAAACTTTATAAAACAGGATTAATTGAAGGTGAAATACAACTCAGATAAAAAAAATAATAATATGAATTTCACATATATTATTAATTGAAAATCTTCTTTAATTTAAAGGTGGGTAATATGGATAAAATTTTCATAAATTTAAAAAATTGTCACGGAATTAAGCAATTTAAACATGCATTTAATTTTGAAAGAACAGGAGTTAAAAATACGAATATTTCTTTAATTTATGCTCCAAATGGAATGATGAAAACCTCCTTTGCAAAAACTTTAAGAGATATAGGCAATAACGAATCCCCTCAAAATCAAATCAATGGCCAACCACCTCTTTATAATATTAAAATTTATGAAGATGATGATTCATTTGAAATAGATAATGAAGAGGTAAATAAAAGGATTTTTGTAATCGAATCCATGAACAGAGACTTTTCTTTTGAAAACACAACTCCCTTAATTTCAAATAAACAATCAAGAGATGAATACAATGAAATTTTTAATGACTTAATATCTAAAAAGAATGAATTTCTTAGTATTATAAAAAATAAAACCAAGATATCTGTTCCTCGAAATGAAGATCCGTATGACTTTATTGAAAATAAAATAAATAACGATTTGAATAATGATTCCGAATCATTTCTAGAATTTTTATTTTCATTTTCAGAAGAGTTAGAAAATGATGATTTCCCACTTGATATTAATTCAATAAAATATTCTGATTTATTTGATGATGGTATTATAAAATTATTAAAAGAAGAAGATATTCAAAATAACATTGAATCATTTTCTAATAATCTAAATAGGCTTCTTTCAAAATCTAAAATTTATGATGTTGAGCATTTTAATCATAATCATGCTAGTGATTTAGCCAAAGCCATTAAAAAAAATAATTTATTTGAGGTTGGTCATCAAATTAATTTCAAGGGCGTTAGAAAAAATGTATCTGATTATAAGGAATTAAATAAATTATTAAACAAACAAATGGATAAAATTTTTAAAGATGCCTCATTAAAGGATGATTTTGAAAATATCAATAAAAAATTTTCCAATGCAAAAACAAAGAATTTCCAAAATATTTTAGTTGAGCACAAAGAAATTATACCTTATCTTGACGATATCGATAATTTTAAGAAATCATATTGGATTGCAGTTTTTAATTCAGAAAAAGAACAGTTTTTCACAATTATTAATGAGTATAATGATAAACATTCAGAGTTAGACAGAATTAGATTAGATGCTTTAAATGAACAGACAGAATGGCAAAAGATTATTGAAATATT is a genomic window of uncultured Methanobrevibacter sp. containing:
- a CDS encoding HNH endonuclease encodes the protein MRNHHDTKRRMDDISKSKSIDEVRNTKEYKDWVKSIKERDNECCVLCGADQHLEAHHVFSFKNFIPLRLEPDNGITLCHWCHKKYHTFYNLENTNPVTLLKFFKDFRF
- the rhuM gene encoding RhuM family protein → MVDPRVNSKQATYFRRWATSVLKEYIVKGFALDDELLKKGTRFGKDYFDHLL
- a CDS encoding FRG domain-containing protein, which encodes MVDEKYIWEHKIKNCYELFDLIEGRDEIENIHGKCIFRGIKKESYPLCPKSLRNDGADLNEAISPKETFPYRVTNAQIREYSIPQDDLEKYGGEYYLRTNKYYETPRDGWFDDISLNRLQIKKECNVLMKFINRADKTGLKININQEIRDLIDNSDFYYPEDYWPRESFYEIIGLAQHYGMPTRFLDWSYDYKSSIYFAVSDILNYKDKDYEEADGVLWAFNYKLFYPFNHKNNRTGEKFKLRFYRPEYYSNPNLTAQKGFFTFIINDLYNQDEKSFDDIIIDDFKKNNDNNFSGESLTRSHGLTDSDVPEGEKIFYKFIIPSKLKPKILKKIYEDDYSEEFLFPGYNGVSNSVKNKVILDELLMK
- a CDS encoding FRG domain-containing protein — protein: MESTNNIIEIKIDSYDDLVNHIKGKTDKCGDLRDNFIFRGLSNFEYELVPSALRKDDLNQPIVNDYVGGDLGFLVLISNEDVNSNFLEEQVHTDLGYGKLILFDKNHHPFFDNYREYLKNKNYLQIKRETYALLKFLNIADKNGLKINTSYETRSKIHNYLNPDKITFWPKKSFFEIISLAQHYNLPTCALDWTYDYHVALYFAVKDILENKNNDGVIWALNYRLFEDNYNESNEYKLRFYRPEYHSNPNLRAQKGLFTFLINPVDEILDCPLDQAICNEIKNIGKKNKKTVFDNGKDLILIPPEITENDIIFYKFVISKNAKLDILEELYKEGYSEDTLFPGYGRVIQNMGNRVMLENIKNESDKKPKKNILLKIKNCEDIFQRKINYLFGKFNFNSEIENIYIYSPESQEIKGYFKANEIIKNSPNLIWEKYHNKSNWLKKDFNNYFKDNEAYAIRINGLIEFKFPFKINNFSMRNQFMYIEPDNTDINFLLNFK